Genomic DNA from Bacteroidales bacterium:
ACGTCGGCCAACAGGTGTGCGGTTGTTAGAACAGTAATCTTTGAACTTTCGTGTTTAAGTGGAATTGTATCAGTAACCACTACTTCTGTAAATGCTGACCGCTCGATCTTCTCAATAGCATCACCCGAAAGTATGGGGTGAGAGCAAAAAGCCCTGACGCTGGCAGCTCCATTATCGACCATGATTTGTGCAGCCTTAACAATAGTACCGCCAGTGTCGATGATATCATCCATTAGGATTACATCTTTCCCTTTAACATCCCCAATCAGCTGCATTGTTTCCACCAGGTTGGCTTTAGCTCTTTGTTTATAACAAATCACAAAACCGGTATCCAGTGCTTTTGCATAGGCGGCAGCCCTTCTTGTCCCGCCTGTATCAGGCGAAGCCATCACCAGGTTGGGCAGATTTAACCCTTTAATATAAGGGAGAAATATGGAAGAAGCATACAGATGATCTACAGGCAAATCAAAAAAGCCCTGAATCTGGTCGGCATGTAAATCCACAGTAATGATCCGCTGCACTCCGGCCTTTGAAATCAGGTTGGCAATGAGTTTGGCGGTAATCGGCACCCTGGGTTTGTCTTTCCTGTCCTGCCTGGCAAAACCATAATAAGGGATCACAGCAATGATATGTCTTGCTGATGCCCTTCTGGCAGCATCCACCAGCATTAATAGTTCCAGCAGGTTATCAGCGGGAGGAAATGTGGATTGGACAATAAAAACATCACTCCCTCTGAGGTTTTCCTCAAATGAAGTTGTAAATTCCCCATCACTAAATACGGTAACCTGTATTTCGCCTAATTTTTGCCCGTATGATTCAGCGATTTTCTCTGCAAGGTACCTTGATGCCCTGCCTGAAAAGATTTTTATAGGCTTATTCATGGTGGCTATATTATCGGATGGGCCTGCAAAGATAGAACCTTTTTTGGTAGCTCACAAATTGATTTCCAGTCCAGGATAAGAGAAAAAACAATGGAACATGTCCGACTTCCTGAAGTCGGACATGTTAAATAATGGTTCACTTTGTTTCATTTTGCTTAAAAAGTGTGAGAGACTGTTTCGCTGAATTAATGTTAGCCTATGCAACAGCCTCATTTTATTGTGTTTATAAAGAGCTTCACAATCCCTTTAAAAAGGAATGCAAATATTAGTTCCATACCCGGGATTAAATGAATGTTAAGCGACAAAAAAGTTTATATGAAATGCTGATTTCAGAGGGGTATGTTGATAGAATTTCAAGTCTGTTTCACTATATTTGCACCTCTGTTCACAAGCTTGGAGACCTGCCTGTTCTATAAAGCCGCAAAAACCCAAAAACCCAAAATACCCTATTTATGAAAAAATTTACTCGTCTGGCCGTCCTGACGGCATTTACTTTTTTGCTTTGCTTCCAAATGAATGGGTGGGGGCAATTGTTAGTTGAAGAATTTGACTATACAGCTGGAACTCTGCTAACTGCAAATGGTTGGACAGCTCATAGTAGTGCAAACTCACAAGCAATCACTGTTAACAATGGAGGCCTTACTTTCCCCGGATATCTTTCTAGTGGAATTGGTAATGCAGCTCTAGTTGACAATACTGGAGAAGATGTCAATAAAGGATTTTCCGCTGTGTCAAGTGGTGCTGTTTATGTCGGTTTTTTAGTTAATGTGACAACAAATTCAGCTGGATATTTTTTCAACCTTGGTGGTAGTACAATAGGTACAACATTCAGAGGAAAAGTATTCACAGATGCATCAAATCATTTTGGAGTAAGTGTTGGCAGCAACACAGGTACTTTTGCAAGTTCAACCTTTACAACTGGCACAACATACCTTTTAGTTCTTAAATATGAAGTTGTTTCGGGTTCAACCAACGATAAAGTGAGCTTGTTCATTTTTGATAGTTCAATTCCAGCATCTGAACCTGTTTCGCCTTCTGTAGGGCCCTTGACAGATGCTGCTCAATCAGATATTACACCAGGTACTGTTGCATTA
This window encodes:
- a CDS encoding ribose-phosphate pyrophosphokinase, encoding MNKPIKIFSGRASRYLAEKIAESYGQKLGEIQVTVFSDGEFTTSFEENLRGSDVFIVQSTFPPADNLLELLMLVDAARRASARHIIAVIPYYGFARQDRKDKPRVPITAKLIANLISKAGVQRIITVDLHADQIQGFFDLPVDHLYASSIFLPYIKGLNLPNLVMASPDTGGTRRAAAYAKALDTGFVICYKQRAKANLVETMQLIGDVKGKDVILMDDIIDTGGTIVKAAQIMVDNGAASVRAFCSHPILSGDAIEKIERSAFTEVVVTDTIPLKHESSKITVLTTAHLLADVIKRLQNYESISSLFQFK